A stretch of Strix aluco isolate bStrAlu1 chromosome 16, bStrAlu1.hap1, whole genome shotgun sequence DNA encodes these proteins:
- the TCP11L1 gene encoding T-complex protein 11-like protein 1, translated as MSQNPDKPHSSEEKLSGLEDGQEESLDNPDQSIRKRIRQSAPGSHRDDTPKSSPPRPVSIEELMETAKGVTNMALAHEIVVNGDFQIKPAELPEHSLEKKVRDIVHKAFWDCLEAQLKEDPPTYDHAIKLLGEIKENLLSFLLPGHTRLRSQITEVLDLDLIKQEAENGALDISKLVEFVIGMMGTLCAPARDEEIKKLKDIHEIVPLFRAIFSVLDLMKMDMANFAVSSIRPKLMQQSAEYERKKFQEFLEKQPNSLDLVTRWLQEAADDLAKLRCKMLPPHCSGDGATGGASSLCSTAVQNQAYLKLLKWDHVNRPFPETVLMDQTRFQEIQLELEQLLLIGTVLLVTFSAAGSALVDVPGFAEKIKTIVKVLLSGTHLPSFNLKESLATIGEKVCAEVNSCLSQHGFTPFSAERETVLKGQIQAVASPDNTICKLIDSRIQKFLENYLASSHQKSLPAIPGGLGPIQRELEEIAVKYVRLVNYNKMVFSPYYDAVLGKILTKEESQLVGKSEES; from the exons CTAGTCCTCCTCGGCCTGTGTCAATAGAAGAGCTCATGGAAACAGCAAAGGGAGTAACCAACATGGCATTAGCACATGAAATTGTTGTTAATGGAGACTTCCAGATAAAACCAGCTGAATTACCAGAACACAG cttagaaaaaaaagtaagagataTTGTACATAAAGCTTTCTGGGATTGTCTGGAAGCTCAGCTAAAGGAAGATCCACCAACATATGACCATGCAATTAAACTACTGGGAGAAATTAAAGAG AATCTCCTATCTTTCTTGTTGCCTGGTCATACTAGACTGAGAAGCCAGATTACAGAAGTTCTTGATCTGGATTTGATAAAACAGGAGGCAGAGAATGGGGCCCTTGACATTTCTAAGTTGGTTGAATTTGTTATTGGGATGATGGGGACTCTCTGTGCTCCAGCTCGagatgaagaaattaagaaactaAAAGATATTCATGAAATAGTTCCTCTGTTCAG agcAATTTTCTCTGTATTAGACCTAATGAAAATGGATATGGCAAACTTCGCTGTCAGTAGTATTAGGCCAAAATTAATGCAGCAGTCTGCTGAATATGAAAGAAAGAAGTTTCAGGAGTTTCTTGAGAAACAGCCAA ATTCTTTAGACCTTGTCACAAGGTGGTTGCAAGAAGCAGCAGATGATCTTGCGAAGCTGAGATGTAAAATGTTGCCTCCCCACTGCAGTGGTGATGGTGCCACTGGTGGAGCTTCCTCCTTGTGCTCTACTGCTGTCCAAAATCAGGCCTATCTGAAGCTCCTTAAGTGGGATCATGTAAACAGGCCTTTTCCAGAA ACAGTGCTAATGGACCAGACCCGCTTTCAGGAAAtacagctggagctggagcaaCTCCTCTTGATTGGGACAGTCCTTCTGGTCACGTTCAGCGCAGCAGGCTCGGCACTCGTTGATGTGCCTGGATTTGctgaaaaaatcaaaaccattgtCAAGGTGCTGCTGTCAGGAACGCATCTTCC GTCCTTTAACCTGAAGGAATCTTTGGCTACCATCGGTGAGAAGGTGTGTGCTGAAGTTAACAGCTGCCTTTCCCAGCATGGCTTTACCCCGTTCTCAGCTGAGAGAGAGACGGTGCTTAAAGGACAAATCCAAGCGGTGGCCAGTCCGGATAACACCATATGCAAGCTAATAG ATTCTCGAATTCAAAAGTTTCTGGAGAATTATCTTGCATCTAGTCACCAGAAATCATTACCTGCTATTCCTGGAGGATTAGGCCCTATtcaaagagagctggaagagattGCTGTCAAGTATGTTCGTCTTGTCAACTACAACAAAATGGTCTTCAGCCCTTACTATGATGCAGTCCTGGGCAAAATACTGACTAAGGAAGAATCCCAACTTGTAGGGAAGTCAGAAGAATCGTAA